The following proteins are co-located in the Phreatobacter oligotrophus genome:
- a CDS encoding FixH family protein has protein sequence MSSTLDTALPRQRRLTGRAVFLTFVAFFGVVIAVNAVMLSLALDTMPGLTTDSSYKASQRFNRDLAAAGQRDARAWTVEARVDRDASGTGAVTIAVREPEGVPVERITVKASVQHPVRRANDRAFDVARTGPGTYAGTADGLVAGAHDLVIEVERDGETLYRSRNRVMLP, from the coding sequence ATGTCCTCGACCCTCGACACCGCCCTTCCCCGCCAGCGCCGCCTCACCGGCCGCGCGGTCTTCCTCACCTTCGTCGCCTTCTTCGGCGTGGTCATCGCCGTCAACGCGGTGATGCTGTCGCTCGCCCTCGACACCATGCCGGGCCTGACGACGGACAGCTCCTACAAGGCGAGCCAGCGCTTCAACCGCGACCTCGCCGCCGCCGGCCAGCGCGATGCCCGCGCCTGGACCGTGGAGGCGCGTGTGGATCGCGACGCCAGCGGCACCGGCGCCGTGACCATCGCGGTGCGCGAACCCGAGGGCGTGCCGGTGGAACGCATCACCGTGAAGGCCTCGGTGCAGCACCCGGTGCGGCGCGCCAATGACCGCGCCTTCGACGTCGCCCGCACCGGCCCCGGCACCTATGCCGGCACGGCGGATGGCCTCGTCGCCGGCGCCCATGACCTCGTCATCGAGGTCGAGCGCGACGGCGAGACCCTCTACCGCTCGCGCAACCGCGTCATGCTGCCCTGA
- a CDS encoding heavy metal translocating P-type ATPase yields MDFAVDGITCAACMPVIEQGLAREPGIEEARVNLTNRRLTVRWREAETTPQRIVQRLSALGFRAFPFDPKAVEGEEVREARFLLQCLGVAGFAMMNIMLLSVSVWSGNISDITQEQRDFFHWVSALIAVPAVAYAGRPFFRSARMAIAARQLNMDVPISLGVLLAVGMSLVETAHHGTHAYFDSAVMLLFFLLAGRYFEQLMRRKTRAVAGNIAALKAETAVKLMPDGALRQVPIAAVAAGDRVLVRPGERVSVDGLVVEGRSSLDQSLVTGETLPQEVTAGDAVYAGTLNLSGALTIEVRAAAKGTLLDEVTRLLETALEARSNYRRLADRAAALYSPVVHLTAICTLAGWILAGLAWQQSLIIAITVLIITCPCALGLAIPAVQVVASGALFKANVLLQAGDALERLAEADTIVFDKTGTLTLPDLAAEGTADIPAADLAMAAGLAAASHHPLARALVAAVPNALPLAEAREETGRGVVAMIDGREARLGSLAFCDAEAEGARVAARHPDASLIAFRHGETCHVFAIRQQLRPDAEAVVAALSRAGLQLEILSGDRPEAVAPVAAALGIPVARGGLKPADKIERLDALKAAGRKVLMVGDGLNDAPALARAHVSMSPITAVHLTQAAADAVFLGDRLAPVADAVAVSRTALMLMKQNLWLAVVYNAIAVPIAIAGWVTPLIAALAMSGSSVIVTANALRARHGRL; encoded by the coding sequence ATGGATTTCGCCGTGGACGGCATCACCTGCGCCGCCTGCATGCCCGTCATCGAGCAGGGCCTCGCCCGCGAGCCGGGCATCGAGGAGGCCCGCGTCAACCTCACCAACCGCCGCCTGACCGTCCGCTGGCGCGAGGCAGAGACGACACCCCAGCGGATCGTCCAGCGCCTCTCCGCGCTCGGCTTCCGCGCCTTCCCCTTCGACCCCAAGGCGGTGGAGGGCGAGGAGGTGCGCGAGGCGCGCTTCCTGCTCCAGTGCCTCGGCGTCGCCGGCTTCGCCATGATGAACATCATGCTGCTGTCGGTGTCGGTCTGGTCCGGCAACATCTCCGACATCACCCAGGAGCAGCGCGACTTCTTCCACTGGGTCTCGGCGCTCATCGCCGTTCCGGCGGTGGCCTATGCCGGCCGGCCCTTCTTCCGCTCGGCGCGCATGGCGATCGCCGCCCGCCAGCTCAACATGGACGTGCCGATCTCGCTCGGCGTCCTGCTGGCCGTCGGCATGTCGCTGGTGGAGACCGCCCACCACGGCACCCACGCCTATTTCGACAGCGCGGTCATGCTGCTCTTCTTCCTGCTGGCCGGCCGCTATTTCGAGCAGCTGATGCGCCGCAAGACCCGCGCGGTCGCCGGCAATATCGCCGCTCTCAAGGCCGAGACGGCGGTGAAGCTCATGCCCGACGGCGCGCTGCGGCAGGTGCCGATCGCCGCCGTGGCCGCGGGCGACCGCGTCCTCGTCCGGCCCGGCGAGCGGGTCTCGGTCGACGGCCTCGTCGTCGAGGGCCGCTCCAGCCTCGACCAGAGCCTCGTGACGGGCGAGACCCTGCCACAGGAGGTCACGGCCGGCGATGCCGTCTATGCCGGCACACTGAACCTCTCCGGCGCCCTCACCATCGAGGTCCGCGCCGCCGCCAAGGGCACGCTGCTCGACGAGGTGACGCGCCTGCTCGAGACCGCGCTCGAGGCGCGCTCCAACTACCGCCGCCTCGCCGACCGCGCCGCGGCGCTCTATTCGCCGGTGGTCCATCTCACCGCGATCTGCACGCTGGCCGGATGGATCCTTGCGGGGCTCGCCTGGCAACAGTCGCTGATCATCGCCATCACGGTGCTCATCATCACCTGCCCCTGCGCCCTCGGCCTTGCCATTCCCGCCGTGCAGGTCGTGGCCTCGGGCGCCCTGTTCAAGGCCAATGTCCTGCTCCAGGCGGGCGATGCGCTGGAGCGGCTCGCCGAGGCCGACACCATCGTCTTCGACAAGACCGGCACGCTGACCCTGCCGGACCTCGCCGCCGAAGGCACTGCGGACATTCCCGCCGCCGATCTCGCGATGGCAGCCGGCCTTGCGGCCGCCTCGCATCATCCACTCGCCCGCGCCCTTGTCGCGGCGGTGCCCAATGCCCTTCCCCTCGCCGAGGCGCGCGAGGAAACCGGCCGTGGCGTCGTCGCCATGATCGACGGCCGCGAGGCGCGGCTCGGTAGCCTCGCCTTCTGCGACGCCGAGGCGGAGGGGGCGAGGGTGGCCGCCCGGCATCCCGATGCCTCGCTCATCGCCTTCCGCCATGGCGAGACCTGCCATGTCTTCGCCATCCGCCAGCAGCTGCGCCCGGACGCCGAGGCCGTCGTCGCGGCGCTGTCCCGGGCCGGCCTGCAACTGGAGATCCTGTCCGGCGACAGGCCGGAGGCGGTCGCGCCCGTCGCGGCCGCCCTCGGCATCCCCGTCGCGCGCGGGGGGCTCAAGCCGGCCGACAAGATCGAGCGGCTCGACGCGTTGAAGGCGGCCGGCCGCAAGGTGCTGATGGTCGGCGACGGCCTCAACGACGCGCCGGCGCTTGCCCGTGCCCATGTCTCGATGTCGCCGATCACCGCCGTGCACCTGACCCAGGCCGCGGCCGACGCGGTCTTCCTCGGCGACCGCCTCGCCCCGGTCGCCGATGCGGTCGCTGTCTCGCGCACCGCGCTCATGCTGATGAAGCAGAATCTCTGGCTGGCGGTCGTCTACAACGCCATCGCCGTGCCCATCGCCATCGCCGGCTGGGTGACGCCGCTCATCGCGGCGCTCGCCATGTCCGGCTCGTCGGTCATCGTCACCGCCAACGCGCTGCGCGCGCGCCACGGCCGGCTCTGA
- the ccoS gene encoding cbb3-type cytochrome oxidase assembly protein CcoS: MDVLIFLVPLALGLGLLGLAGFLWSLKTGQYDDLDGAAWRAIMDDNAGLPEAAGTVQAQAASGTAFTKPTLPGRN, from the coding sequence ATGGACGTGCTGATCTTCCTCGTTCCCCTCGCCCTCGGCCTCGGCCTCCTCGGCCTTGCCGGCTTCCTCTGGTCGCTGAAGACCGGCCAGTACGACGATCTCGACGGCGCCGCCTGGCGCGCGATCATGGATGACAATGCGGGATTGCCGGAAGCTGCCGGCACGGTGCAGGCTCAGGCGGCCTCGGGGACAGCCTTCACGAAGCCGACGCTGCCCGGCCGGAACTGA
- a CDS encoding Crp/Fnr family transcriptional regulator encodes MTATIELTSPKAAHACGRQPGDNYCDNCKVRSLAVCAALGPEELPELDDIVHHTRADGKTTFIHQGETAESVFSVTEGMVRLYKLLSDGRRQIIGVAMPGDFLGLALHNRYGFSADAVDDVALCRFDRREFDNLVTAKPHFLRRLHEFATHELVIAQEQMTLIGRRSAEERVAAFLVAMRERWTRIKGPSVTIQLPMQRIDMADYLGLTIETVSRTLTKLARDGVILIVPEAVRVLDEKKLLSIARA; translated from the coding sequence ATGACCGCGACCATCGAACTCACGTCTCCCAAGGCGGCCCACGCCTGCGGGCGCCAGCCCGGCGACAACTACTGCGATAACTGCAAGGTGCGTTCGCTCGCGGTTTGCGCCGCGCTCGGGCCGGAAGAGCTCCCCGAGCTGGACGACATCGTCCATCACACCCGCGCCGACGGAAAGACCACGTTCATCCACCAGGGCGAGACCGCCGAATCGGTCTTCTCGGTCACCGAAGGCATGGTGCGGCTCTACAAGCTGCTCTCCGACGGCCGCCGCCAGATCATCGGCGTCGCCATGCCGGGCGACTTCCTCGGCCTCGCCCTGCACAACCGCTACGGTTTCTCGGCCGATGCCGTGGACGATGTCGCGCTCTGCCGCTTCGACCGGCGCGAGTTCGACAATCTCGTCACCGCCAAGCCGCACTTCCTGCGCCGCCTGCACGAATTCGCCACCCATGAGCTGGTCATCGCCCAGGAGCAGATGACGCTGATCGGCCGCCGCTCGGCCGAGGAGCGCGTCGCGGCCTTCCTCGTCGCCATGCGCGAGCGCTGGACCCGCATCAAGGGCCCGTCGGTGACGATCCAGCTGCCGATGCAGCGCATCGACATGGCCGACTATCTCGGCCTCACCATCGAGACCGTGAGCCGCACGCTGACCAAGCTCGCCCGCGACGGCGTGATCCTTATCGTGCCGGAGGCCGTCCGCGTCCTCGACGAGAAGAAGCTCCTCTCCATCGCCCGCGCCTGA
- a CDS encoding ABC transporter permease encodes MNVQAIKAIYLFEMARTWRTLWQSIVSPVISTSLYFVVFGAAIGARMQEIDGVAYGAFIVPGLIMLSLLTQSISNASFGIYFPRFTGTIYEVLSAPVSPFEIVTAYVGAAATKSVILGIIILATAALFVPLRIEHPLWMLAFLVLTAVTFSLFGFIIGIWADGFEQLQFIPMLVVTPLTFLGGSFYAIDMLPPFWRTVSLFNPVVYLVSGFRWSFFGTADVAIGVSLAMTLVFLGLCLAAIGWIFRTGYRLKA; translated from the coding sequence ATGAACGTTCAGGCGATCAAGGCCATCTACCTGTTCGAGATGGCGCGCACCTGGCGGACGCTGTGGCAGAGCATCGTCTCGCCGGTCATCTCCACCTCGCTCTATTTCGTCGTCTTCGGCGCGGCCATCGGGGCCCGGATGCAGGAGATCGACGGGGTCGCCTATGGCGCCTTCATCGTGCCGGGGCTGATCATGCTCTCGCTGCTGACGCAGAGCATCTCCAACGCGTCCTTCGGCATCTATTTCCCGCGCTTCACCGGCACGATCTACGAGGTTTTGTCGGCGCCTGTGTCGCCCTTCGAGATCGTCACGGCCTATGTCGGCGCGGCGGCGACCAAGTCGGTGATCCTCGGGATCATCATTCTCGCCACCGCGGCCCTCTTCGTGCCGCTGAGGATCGAGCATCCGCTCTGGATGCTTGCCTTCCTCGTGCTCACCGCCGTCACCTTCAGCCTGTTCGGCTTCATCATCGGCATCTGGGCCGACGGTTTCGAGCAGCTGCAGTTCATCCCCATGCTGGTGGTGACGCCGCTGACGTTCCTTGGGGGCAGCTTCTACGCCATCGACATGCTGCCGCCCTTCTGGCGGACGGTCAGCCTGTTCAACCCGGTCGTCTACCTGGTGAGCGGTTTCCGCTGGAGCTTCTTCGGCACCGCCGATGTCGCCATCGGCGTCAGCCTCGCCATGACGCTGGTCTTCCTCGGCCTGTGCCTTGCGGCCATCGGCTGGATCTTCCGGACGGGCTACCGGCTCAAGGCGTGA
- a CDS encoding ABC transporter ATP-binding protein: protein MTSIIKVEKLSKRYASGFQALDDVDLSIGKGEIFALLGPNGAGKTTLISTICGIVRPTGGTVSVGGHDIIRDYRAARAMIGLVPQELTTDSFESVWATVSFSRGLFGKAPNPALIEQILKDLSLWDKKDAKIMTLSGGMKRRVMIAKALSHEPDILFLDEPTAGVDVELRRDMWALVRRLRDNGATIILTTHYIEEAEEMADRVGVISKGRIILVEDKAELMRKLGRKRLTVELQAPVAAVPDSLAAFDLALADGGNALVYSYDSQAERTGITALLQGLSDAGLRLKDLQTEQSSLEEIFVNLVSTR, encoded by the coding sequence ATGACTAGCATCATTAAGGTTGAGAAACTCTCAAAGCGCTACGCATCCGGGTTCCAGGCCCTTGATGACGTGGACCTGTCGATCGGCAAGGGCGAAATCTTCGCGCTGCTGGGGCCGAACGGCGCTGGCAAGACGACGCTGATCTCGACGATCTGCGGCATCGTCCGGCCCACCGGGGGGACGGTGAGCGTCGGCGGACACGACATCATCCGCGACTATCGCGCCGCGCGGGCGATGATCGGCCTCGTGCCGCAGGAGCTGACGACCGATTCCTTCGAGTCGGTCTGGGCGACGGTGAGCTTCTCGCGCGGCCTGTTCGGCAAGGCGCCAAACCCCGCCCTGATCGAGCAGATCCTCAAGGACCTGTCGCTGTGGGACAAGAAGGACGCAAAGATCATGACGCTGTCGGGCGGCATGAAGCGGCGCGTCATGATCGCCAAGGCGCTCTCCCACGAGCCGGACATCCTCTTCCTCGACGAGCCGACAGCCGGCGTCGACGTGGAACTGAGGCGCGACATGTGGGCCCTCGTCCGGCGGCTGCGCGACAATGGCGCGACGATCATCCTGACGACCCACTACATCGAGGAGGCGGAGGAGATGGCCGACCGGGTCGGCGTCATCTCCAAGGGGCGCATCATCCTCGTGGAGGACAAGGCGGAGCTCATGCGCAAGCTCGGCCGCAAGCGCCTGACGGTGGAGTTGCAGGCCCCCGTCGCGGCGGTCCCGGACTCCCTCGCCGCCTTCGACCTCGCGCTGGCCGATGGCGGCAATGCCCTCGTCTACAGCTACGATTCGCAGGCCGAACGCACCGGCATCACGGCGCTGCTCCAGGGGCTGTCCGACGCCGGCCTCCGGCTGAAGGACCTGCAGACCGAGCAGAGTTCGCTCGAGGAGATCTTCGTGAACCTGGTGAGCACCCGATGA
- a CDS encoding autotransporter assembly complex protein TamA gives MLNVSTPQTSHAFDFFGLFGERPPTVSAQAVAYQLDIQGLGSDATALTAVRDVSILHRLRAEAPENGDELVRRAEADLPRIVDALWGSGYYAAKVSIVVGGQAITLDRPAGAGARATIDSFRGRALVPVAVIVETGPLYRFGRVQVLDQRSELPFDPAVLPPRLVTIKPGDPARTEEVLGAAAILADHFRDRSHPFVKVGRRQPVIDHPSRTVDLTLMVDPGARAGIGGIGVSGTQQVDPAVVRSFIYAERGDPYSRKAMADIRRSVARIEAIGGVRVREGTALDANGQLPIDVEVTERPLRVLGGSLRYSTIDGPALKAYWAHRNLFGGAERLRLDADLFYFTGNQNWPGGSTRRGFNTDDIGGRLSASFLKPALWGTRNDLLVDAFVQREITDLYTSNLANATVAIRHRFTDTFNVRAGVEGEVGRSIDVLGRYDYGLVGLPVAASYDTTDRPLDPSRGVRVTATVTPYLGFGAAPDTFLISRIQASAYYAIDEQARTILAGRVAFGSILGGTLADIPASRRFYAGGGGSVRGYEFKSLGPRDAFGNVTGGKSLFEASLEARIRITETLGVVPFFDMGQAYSGSLPDGSAPLRYAAGLGLRYYTAVGPIRFDVAVPLQRRTGERPYAFYVSIGQAF, from the coding sequence GTGCTGAACGTCAGCACGCCGCAGACCTCCCATGCCTTCGATTTTTTTGGCCTCTTCGGCGAGCGCCCGCCGACCGTCTCGGCCCAGGCCGTGGCCTATCAGCTCGACATCCAGGGGCTCGGCTCCGACGCGACAGCACTGACCGCGGTGCGCGACGTCTCCATCCTCCATCGCCTGCGCGCCGAGGCGCCGGAGAACGGCGACGAGCTCGTCCGCCGCGCCGAGGCGGACCTCCCGCGCATCGTCGATGCCCTCTGGGGCTCGGGCTACTACGCCGCGAAGGTGTCCATCGTCGTCGGCGGCCAGGCCATCACCCTCGACCGTCCCGCTGGCGCTGGCGCCCGCGCCACCATCGACAGCTTTCGCGGCCGCGCCCTCGTCCCCGTGGCGGTGATCGTCGAGACCGGGCCGCTCTATCGCTTCGGCCGCGTCCAGGTGCTCGACCAGCGCAGCGAACTGCCCTTCGACCCTGCCGTGCTGCCGCCGCGGCTGGTGACCATCAAGCCGGGCGATCCCGCCCGCACCGAGGAGGTTCTGGGCGCCGCCGCCATCCTCGCCGACCATTTCCGCGATCGCAGCCACCCCTTCGTCAAGGTCGGCCGCCGCCAACCGGTCATCGACCACCCCTCCCGCACCGTCGACCTGACGCTGATGGTCGATCCCGGCGCAAGGGCCGGCATCGGCGGCATCGGCGTCTCCGGTACGCAGCAGGTCGACCCCGCCGTCGTCCGCTCCTTCATCTATGCCGAGCGCGGCGATCCCTATTCGCGCAAGGCCATGGCCGATATCCGCCGGTCGGTGGCGCGGATCGAGGCCATCGGGGGCGTGCGCGTGCGCGAGGGCACCGCCCTCGACGCCAATGGCCAGTTACCCATCGATGTCGAGGTGACCGAGCGGCCCCTGCGCGTGCTCGGCGGCTCGCTGCGCTACTCGACCATCGACGGCCCGGCGCTCAAGGCCTACTGGGCCCACCGCAACCTGTTCGGCGGGGCGGAGCGCCTGCGTCTTGACGCCGACCTGTTCTATTTTACCGGCAACCAGAACTGGCCGGGTGGCTCCACCCGGCGCGGCTTCAACACCGACGACATCGGCGGCCGCCTCTCCGCCTCGTTCCTGAAGCCGGCGCTCTGGGGAACGCGCAACGACCTCCTGGTCGACGCCTTCGTGCAGCGGGAGATCACCGACCTCTATACCAGCAACCTCGCCAATGCGACGGTCGCCATCCGCCACCGCTTCACCGACACGTTCAACGTCCGGGCTGGCGTCGAAGGCGAGGTCGGCCGCTCCATCGACGTGCTCGGCCGCTACGATTACGGCCTCGTGGGCCTGCCGGTCGCGGCCTCCTACGACACCACCGACCGGCCGCTGGACCCGAGCCGCGGCGTCCGCGTCACCGCCACGGTGACGCCCTATCTCGGCTTCGGCGCGGCGCCGGACACGTTCCTCATCAGCCGCATCCAAGCCTCGGCCTACTATGCCATCGACGAGCAGGCCCGCACCATCCTCGCCGGCCGCGTCGCCTTCGGCTCGATCCTCGGCGGCACGCTGGCCGACATCCCGGCCTCCCGCCGCTTCTATGCGGGCGGCGGCGGCTCGGTGCGCGGCTACGAGTTCAAGAGCCTCGGCCCCCGCGACGCCTTCGGCAATGTCACCGGCGGCAAGAGCCTGTTCGAGGCCTCCCTCGAGGCGCGGATCAGGATCACCGAGACGCTGGGCGTCGTGCCCTTCTTCGACATGGGCCAGGCCTATTCGGGTTCGCTGCCCGACGGCTCGGCGCCGCTGCGCTACGCCGCCGGCCTCGGCCTGCGCTATTACACCGCCGTCGGCCCCATCCGCTTCGACGTCGCCGTGCCCCTGCAGCGCCGCACCGGCGAGCGGCCCTATGCCTTCTACGTCAGCATCGGACAGGCCTTCTGA